Sequence from the Mugil cephalus isolate CIBA_MC_2020 chromosome 20, CIBA_Mcephalus_1.1, whole genome shotgun sequence genome:
CCTGTTCTGTCCCTTTTACTTTCCTCCCCTTGGCCCGCGCGAACCGTCGCCGTGGCCTTTACAGGCCCGGCGCGCTCGTCTTCTAAGCCTCCTTGCAAATTGACACGCTGCCAAAAGACGACGCCATCACCACAGTTATTCTCTCTGCCGTGGTCAATAAAAGTGTTCTCTGGGACCATCACTCTGTAACTGTGACCTTTTAAGACGTCCCTCTCGCTCTTTGTCTCTCCATCGCTCATTCATTTCTCGGTAACCGCCTCACTTTTTCTATATTCCAGCTGGACGGCGGAAGCAGAAAGGTAGTTGCCGTCTCTTACtctgtgacccccccccctccccctccctttttttttttttttgtttctcctctctgaCATCCTCCTGGCTCTCTGCCCCCTGTGTGGGTGTGGTGCGGTGTTGGCCGGGTAGCCGGCCTCGTCTGTTCTCGCTCCCGGAGAGCGGGCGGCTCCCCTCGccctgtctccgtctctccttttttttctgaaactcCGCTTGGTTGTTCCTTTGAAAATTTCAGAGGTTTGTTTTGTCGCACACTGGAAAACTCCTTTGAGTGCGTGTGAGTATGCCTGGACGAAATATCTGACGGGTCAATGGCCGTACTCACAAAGGCCCGTGTGCAGATAAGAGCATGGTTATCCCTGTGTGTCGACTTAATAGACTAATCGCACTTCTCTATGGGGTTACTAATAGCATGTGCTCACATTTCTCCCAGTGGGCGattacagctttattttttttgcattcgcACACAGAATCCAGTGTGcgtttgcatttgtgtgtgcgtcctccCTGATTTCCTCTATATGCATACTTCTTTGGGTACTTTTttcgctgtgtgtgtttgtcgttTGTACTGTGTGTCATGTCGGCTGGCTGCAAACCTCACCGGAGCACAGCGCAGCAGACTAACCTGTTTGTTTCCCGACGACCTCCcggtaaccccccccccctccccttcatGTCCTGCTCTGTTGATTGGCAGCTAACACGCCGTCGGCCCCCCTAGCTCTGATGCCACCGCCGCCTTCTAACGCGATCCACGTGAACAGCGTCGGCCGCTTGCAGATGCAGCTCCATCTGCACGGCCTGCAGCAAAACGCCACGGACCTGCGCAAACAGCTCACCCAGCTACGCAAGACACAGGTACATGATATCCTGTGTGCAGATTCTTTCAAACTGTGATGTTATTATCAGCTCTTTGTGGTACCTGTGAAATACTTTGCATAATGTTTGAGTTTGTAACTTATCTTCCACCGCTTTAACTGTAGgttttatacacatttatacATGAATAATATGCcatttaaacagaaattatACACTTACAATAGGGGAAAgcaggaaaacatttttcaaaccAGTGGAATCGCAGGAAATATAAATACGAATTAAAGTCAAATGAAAGGTGGTAAAACCGAGGTTATCGCAGCTGATGCAGTCGCATTAGTCAGAGCGAAAGGAGGTGTAATGCATCAAACGGCAGGGAAAAGTAGAGCAGCCCCGTCCTCACCGGCTCTCCGAAAGTTCCTGCCTCCAGACGAGCGTAACGGAGgcgagtgtgttttttgtttgcggCGTTTAAAGCGCGCGGCGTAAAAAGCGAATCGGCTCCTCGTCCCGACGAGGCTGCATAATTCACGGCCCGGCGTCGGTGAGCGAAAGTGTCGGCGTTGCGCTCGGCGGATTATTTTCCGGAGAAACCGGGACGCCGTCTACGTGTTCACATGAACTCGGAGGCGTTTTCGCTCGAGTGAAATGGAAATGTCTGGATTGACAGTTGACTCACCTGCGATGTCTGTGGAGAGTTGGTGGCATGCAGGTCATACATATTGCAAGACCACAGTATTCAAGTGTGACTTCCACCGATTCTGCAAAGCTTGTAGAAAGGGGCTAAATTATACTAGAcgtatttcttttcttcagtaTTTCAACATGTATGTATAGTAGCCACCGCACCTATAGTAAAAAGCATGTGCAGGTTTTCATCCCTGTGCTGTATGACACAATGAGGCCACGCTGTCTTCGGAGGATTAATAATGCACCGAGAAGTATACACAATCGATACAGAATTACACAAACTGCCATGAGGAAGACTTAACAAAAATGTGGAGATGAGATCCTTACGCACCGTATATCATTCATCTCTTATTCAGTAGGTGCCAAGCTCACTGCGAGAGGTGATTAGTTAAATGACTTGCAGAGGAGTGGAGTTTCcttaagaagaaaagaaagagtaaTATGTTATAAACATGCAGTGCTTGTATTTGCACCGATCAGAGGGGCTCATTAAACTGATCAAATAGTAGTTTCCTGTTTACGCGTGGACGCGCGTGACCTCTGCACCTGAGCGTATATTGTTGCCCGTGGCGATGGCCGACAGCTTGAATTTCACATGTGGCTCATGAATTATAcaaggagggagagggtgaaGGAGAGACAGGCAGCTGAGTGAGGAGCAGcatgatataaataaataaataaataaaataaaatcaactctTGTAAATGCGTATAGTATTCCGCTTTAATATGCTTCCTTATTTTTAGCCTTGTGGATCTGCACCACTGCTGCTGGCTGTATAATACAAGGTTGTCATAAATGTTTGCTGTATTGTTGTCGTGCTTCACTTCCCAGAACATAAGGCCGAtcaattattaatttttctcGCTCACCAGGTGATTGCATCTGGGGGAGTTGTCTTACATGCATTAGTCCTGTAGAATAGTCCGTCCGTGACGCCGAGAGGGAGCCGAGCTCACACTCCCAGAGAGCCTCCGCTTCCTTCCCGGCGTCCCTGCTCCCTGCTTTCGGTTAAATATTATATGCACAGATGAATACGTGCTGCTCAGATCATGACGCCTCAAACtcaaaaataagaagaagaagaagaaggagcagcgaGCGATTACTCAGAATGTTCTCAGGCGACGAGGCAGACAAGGTCATCGAGTTAGATAAGAGGATGTAGCCTGTGCTCAGGAGGATAGGACAAAACAAAGAGTGCAGTTGAGTTAATAAAGTCTGTTTTGTTCCAATTGTCCCCCTTGATGTTGCGTCGCTATTCCGCAATCGCCGTAAAAGCGCATCTCACGACATCAACCAGCTATTCTCCTAAGACCGGCAGTGCCAACATTGATGTAATTcttttgaaaatatttgctgAGTGTATAACATGAGCTGCTGAAGTCGGAGCAGCCTGCACCGTGTTTGCATTTCAGTGACATTGCGCTTGGTGTGTGCAGATAGAGAACCAGGACTCCGTGCGAACGCTGCTGAAGAGGACGGAAGCGGAGTTGAATGTGCGTGTGGCCGACGCCCTGAGGAAGCAGGAGGATCCTCTGCAGAgacagcgcctcctggtggaggaggagagactcAAGTATCTCAATGAAGAGGAGCTCATCATCCAGCAACTCCAGTCAGTGACAGTGCAaagcttatttttattgttttctgtaaatCTTTTAATATCATATCACAAAATAGAATGCGTCTCCAATTCCAAGCAAGTGCAAGTGTGGTGCGGTATATACTTTGGCAGTTGTATGGTTTAATATGACTTCTTAACACATCCTCCATAATTGCTCAgacgtgttaaaaaaaaaaaaaagttcatatcTGTTCCACAATTATATGACTCACGGGGTGATGCAGAGACAGGATGAAATTGTAGCTGTAATTAAGCATCAAGATGCTTATTAAGATCTGAGGTGCAAGATTGTCCAGCAGCTAATTAAAGTGACTGCAAAACGAGCGCGTTACCTTGAGATTTAATAACCAGATACCTCACTTCAGACGGTCACCGCGGCTCTAGGATTTCACCGTGAGTGGCGGGAGAGTTCCCGAATCACAGCCTGAGCAGCATTTGTGTTTGAGAATAATTGGTTGAACTGCTGGATGATCTCCGCTAATCGATTTCTGTTATTCTCCTCGACTAGTGGCAGCCGGCTATTATGTTTGTTAATTACACTCTTATTCAAAGAGTGAATCCTTGTCTGGATAGCCATACTATGTTCTAATGCTTCTTGACTGAATCCGTCGACATTGACTAGTATGGGACGTGATGTAATGTGGCATCAGCTGTTGGCCTCTGCTGTATAACCCCGCTCGTTCCTCTGTAGTGTTGGGGTGGAGAGTAAGTCATCGCTTTGAGGGTTTTCCACTTGAAGTGGCAGATTTGAGGCTATAAAGTGTTGCACAAAGGTTGTGAAAGTAAATTTTCAAacacagattcacacacacttttgttcTTCCTTTCTAACACCAGTGTACGTATAAATCACTGGTCTTGTTTGTTAAGACattatatgttatttttttaatttccttcatAAAACTTTCAGATATCCGCTCCATCCTCCTCCGGTTCTTCTGTCCAGAACTGTTGATGTAGCTGCCAGTTGATTGATAGACAGTTTGCTGGCAGCGTTTTTTACCGAAACTTGACTAAATGATTCTGAGACAAATATTTAAGATAAGCTTTTAAGCGTACCCGAGGGATCCGTGGCGTTCAGCCTTCTGTCTTTTTCCGTCTCAGCGACCTGGAGAAGTCCGTGGAGGAGATCCAGAAGGAGTCGTCTGTCAACCACAAGCTGGTGACAgtgcaggagctggaggagaaggccACCGTTCTGAGAAAGCTGGGAGAAACACTCACGGAGCTGAAGAGTGAGTCATTCGCATTCTGTGCGCAAGCCacgaaacagaaaacaaagtctCTTGCTCTGGTGGACCGTTTATTAAACCCTAATTACTCACCAAACACTCTTGGTCACCCACAGCCAGTCAGAAACATTTAATCAGTCTCAGATTGCCCATTTATAGTAGTTCAAAAAATTTTATATCTGATTACCACAAAAGTCTTTTAGCAGCTTTCAGCAGTGATTGAGAGAGTGTAgttgacttcctgtttcactcCCGTGCTTTCTCCTGCAGATCAATTCCCAGGCCTGCAGAGTAAGATGCGGGTGGTGCTccgggtggaggtggaggccgTCAAATTCCTTAAAGAAGAGCCGCACAGACTGGATGCCCTGTTAAAACGCTGCAAGACCATAACAGACACCCTCGCCACGATGCGCAAGTACGAACCGGCTCCGACATCTGTACCCGCGTCACAGTTTATTGGCCTGTTACACTTAGTTAGAAACCAGAAAAGTCCGATATATCGACAAAGAAGCTTTTGTCTATGTTTTGCCGCAGTCATAAATGTCAAATGTCCAACATTAGTAACTGTACTTAACTGGAGCATGATGTACCATTTCTACATCTGCCAAATATGTCTCCCCTCTTTGTGCATCAACAGATCATATGGATTTTCATAAAATGTGGTGGAAAGCATCAAGGAAAACTGTTTAGATATTTTTGTTGAGCCAGTTCAGGGACCGCTGAGGATCACTGAATGCCGAATAGTCAGAGAAATCATTTCAAAGCATACAAAATATTCCTGCATTCAAGCTGCAAGTATTCCGGTGGTGAAGTGGCACAACTGGAGGACTCTGCCATGAAAGCCCTTTTCAGTCACGCAAAGAAtgactttttcatttcaaactgagtGTGGACTCGGACTAATTCGCCCTTCAGCACTCTGTCTCCTAATCAGCCCTGCATCCAGAAAGCATCTCACTTTCTCGTTTAATTAGTCTTTCTGATAAAAGagctgatcttttttttgtctcctctttTTTTGGGTAGTTTTACAAGCAGAAGTCAGTGCTTGCagccttcagtgtgtttttaaagtatttCCACTTGATGTCAtgtataattaatattttagttcatgtaacatttcaaactgttgatgaatgacttcttcctcttccGTGTCTGGCCAGACAAGCCAATGAGGGGGTGTGGAAGAAACAGGAAGACTTCTCCAATCCTTCATCAAAGCACAACGAGGACTTGAGAAAGTTCCCGGACTTTGACATCCCCACGAGCCCCCCGCTCACCATCAACGACCTCGGCGGAAACAGCCTGTCCAACTGGAGCCCCCACGCTAGCCTCAGCCGTGGACACGGGAACCCGTCTGGCCCCCACAAGGACAATCATCCTCCCGTCCCCCACAAGGGCAAAgccctggaggagctggagcggCGCGCTGCCGCCGACAAAGCTCTGTCCGTGGAGGTCCGACTGGtaggttttttttctcacacctACTCTACATACTGTCTTACAAATCATATCATAATACAGTAAGGCGCCATTACATTTGTGGGTTTAGAAACATCCACCTCTTCACTTCACAGGCAGCAGAGCGGGACTGGGAGGAGAAGCGGGCCAGTCTAACCCAGTACAGCGCCCAGGACATCAATCGGCTGCTGGAGGAGACCCAGGCCGAGCTAATGAAGGCCATCCCAGACCTGGACTTTGCTGCCAAGCAGATCAagccctcctccaacacaccgtCCGCCCACGCCCTGCAGAGCGGCACAGGGAACCCAGAGCACCGCGTCAGCAAACCCCAGCACAAGCTCTCTGGGAAAGAGGGAGGATCCAGGCGTGGTTCTGGTGCGATGGAGAGCTCTGTGTCGAGAGCTGAATACATGAAATACATGAATTCCttctaaaaatgtctttttttccccccagatgAGCTGACGGTACCTCGATATCGCACAGAGAAACCCTCCAagtctcctccacctcctccacccagACGCAGTTTCCCTTCTTCTCCTGGAATAACTTCTCGCAGTGGAGAGCCATTAATTCCTGGGAAAAGCATAAAGGTAAcacattaaaaattcatatacTTACTTGCGCAGTTTTTACACCGACGCTGCATTGTATTGAGAGTTCTCCAATTGCCACATTTTTCGTGAGCAGGCCGGCAAAAAGTTTTAGCTGAGAGCCgcgttttgttttattccagaAATCCGAATCTGAGGAGAACGAGGGCCAGAAGCCTCACGTGAAGCTGAGAAGGGCCGTGTCCGAGAACCCTCGTCCCGCGTCCACACCGCCCACTCTGGCTTCTGGGgacaaggaggaaggagaggaggagaaaatagCTGCCGAGCTGGAGGTAAATGGGGCATTTGTTAATCGTCGTGTAGATCATATCCCAAATACTCCGATGTTCATGAATGGGAAAGCGACGGCCTTTTTATTAGTTGTGTTCATACGTCGGCGCTCTTCCACCGCTCGACGCGCATGCGAATATCCTCGCCATCATTACCACATGTTCAAGCAGCAGGTGCCATATGTCCCCTCGCCCCTAGCACGGGGAGAGCCCAAAGATCACATACTGCTCAGTCACTCACATCATCACTCAGGGCTCACAGATCACAGCCAGGCAGATGGACCCTGATAGCTGCTTGAGCTGTGTTTTGAGACGGCCTGCTGGAAATTTCACGGCTCAAAGAGACAACAGTAACTGATGTTGATTATTCTGCAGCTAATTGTGTGTTTCATCTTAATATTAACGTTTTTGTGAACTCAAttttcccccctccccagcTGTTTGAGAGAGTCCCCCTCAGGCTCTCGCTCCCCCCTCCCCGCTCCCTTCATGTTAGCCCACACAGCAGGAAAAGCCTACCCCCCTCCGGACTGGACCTGTGGCCCTCTGAGGCCTCAGGGACTGAGGTAACGCTCCGGCTGACCCTGAGCAGTATGGATTGCTGCCCTGTTAAagcctctgtctctgctcttctTAACCCCGCAACCACACAGAGGAACCACCAGCCACTGTTCTTTTAACGCGGTTGTTGTATTTTGGGCACAAACCTTGTGCAGTTcatgttgtgctgtttgtgtgttgtgagcAGTTACTATGCACAGGAAATACAGACTTTGTTCTTGCAACTGTTTCCAAACAAGTATATTGCATTACTTAGACATTACAGACAAGCTGGTAACATCACTTTCCTTCTTCCTTGGTTGTgcttgtgtgttatttatacAGAGATGATCAGTCTCAAATGACCGTGTTTAAATCTAAACCTCAAGTACTTTCTTCATTTGTAGGGAAGGCACTTTTCTCCCGTCCCCCACATCGTGTTGACTGAGTGTTTGCCATCTTCATCCCCATCAGAGGATCCTGTCAGAGATTTAGCAAATAACCCTGTCAGCGAGAGTCCGTCGCGAGATTGGACCGGTCACCGCTCAGTCTACGAGTCTGTCGTTTCGAGCGAAAGACATTTGCAGGGATTTGAGAGCCCTCCTCAGAGGGATCAGTGTTGTTTGGATAAAGAAAGGGAACAGGAAGTGGCCCTGCTCTTGACAGAGCTGGAGATGAGGGTGGTGTCGCCTCACAAGGCCCGAGAACTGAGCAGGACGGGGGTTCTGCAGACTCTAACCATCTCACCAGAGATGGAAGAAGCCTCTAAGGTCCGGCTGAGTGAACGGCCTCTCCTAGTGCTctttggggagaaaaaaactgCCAGAGAGGCCTACAAACTCCTATATTCCCTCCTGGAGTCGTCCAAACCCGTTCCCAAACCCAGAGTAATGTCCTCCCACCACCCAGACCCTCACAGATCTCTGCTGAAGACGCTGAGAAGAGGGATAGAGACCGGGGATAGTATTCTGAAACTTCAGCCCACGGCAGAAATAAAGAGGACACCTCAGGTAAATGAGAGCTCAGTGAGCAGCACTCCTGAATGCAGTGAGTCAGACGGCTCCGTGGAGCAGCCGGTCTCAGCCAGCCGGTTGAGAAGGACAGAAGACGTCCGACACAGCACCTACAAGAGGCTGGACAGCTTGGAGGAGACCATTCGAGAGCTGGAGAACACCCTGATAGAGATCAGCGGTCACCCTGCTCCGGAATTCCTCTACACCCAAACAACCACTGCTGCACAGGGACCCGCCTGTGTGACATCAGAGGCCAAGAAGCCGCCGGTCCCACCCAAACCATCACGCACGAGCCCGGCATCAATCCAGGTTTAATTCTCACGTCTGCTGTGTAGCTTCCTGCTCTGCAGCAGCATGCTCTAAAAGCCtttcttcacttcctctctgtgGATGATTTTTTTGGACTTTCAAGCACTTTCGAGCTTCTGATGTCTGCTCCCTGAGTAAATCGGCCTCTAATTCtatttgaaattgaaaatgcatagAGGGGACAGGCACCAGACTTCCTGCCTACTTGTCTTTCCTGCGATTAGTGTTGGACCTGCTGTCCTGCTGAGCCCAGAGTCAATAATTGTTTCTTTATTGAGTTGTCCcggcatctgtttttttttctgtttataaaTCTAGCTAATAGCACCATTGGTAACACTGGCAACAGAAAATAAGTGCGTGGATAA
This genomic interval carries:
- the si:ch211-278a6.1 gene encoding SRC kinase signaling inhibitor 1 isoform X1 — encoded protein: MKDGEKMKGTAKEQKTKKGFIRRWADPERGGSHMISTDDLEYPREYRTLGNSGRRFSNVGLVHTSEHRHTVSAAQSLEALTNLHKADMERKRDAFMDHLKSKYQQQQQQQQQQQLQHPHHSPHHNPPSPSPSHASMRGSSERSAREQQQPNYWSFKSRSPRHSQSTQSGLADQAAKLSFASAESLETMSEADIPLGFNRMNRFRQSLPLSRSASQNKLRSPDEFSGVLFLQYGDETRRVHITHELSSLDTLHALIVHMFPQKLTAGMLKSPNTAILIKDEARNVFYELEDVRDIQDRSIIKIYRKEPIYASYPAAAHLANGDLRREMVYSSRDSSPTRRLNTLPSSTASASSGSPSRSRLSYSGGRPPSFAGPHPQHEQSRHPHHPSAGHAANVGLSSSPSAILERRDVKPDEEVSAKNMALMKNESLYADPYSLMHEGRLSIASTQSLAAIGDPFSFPVSAGLYRRGSVRSLSTYSAAALQGDLEDSLYKPGGSLYSDTYSSATLGMGFRMPPSSPQKIPDMQLRDRDSYSGSPSRASPVRQTFRKDSASSSVFVESPKSRPSSGSEPLCLPAGPGEGSRATSGFGSSLSGQDSDNSRDHRLERMEAMEKQIASLTGLVQSVLTRAPDSDSTCGLLRLCMMAGCPPDQGTEFSRPLPFSSSEKTETNSDGSATGTGRRKQKANTPSAPLALMPPPPSNAIHVNSVGRLQMQLHLHGLQQNATDLRKQLTQLRKTQIENQDSVRTLLKRTEAELNVRVADALRKQEDPLQRQRLLVEEERLKYLNEEELIIQQLHDLEKSVEEIQKESSVNHKLVTVQELEEKATVLRKLGETLTELKNQFPGLQSKMRVVLRVEVEAVKFLKEEPHRLDALLKRCKTITDTLATMRKQANEGVWKKQEDFSNPSSKHNEDLRKFPDFDIPTSPPLTINDLGGNSLSNWSPHASLSRGHGNPSGPHKDNHPPVPHKGKALEELERRAAADKALSVEVRLAAERDWEEKRASLTQYSAQDINRLLEETQAELMKAIPDLDFAAKQIKPSSNTPSAHALQSGTGNPEHRVSKPQHKLSGKEGGSRRGSDELTVPRYRTEKPSKSPPPPPPRRSFPSSPGITSRSGEPLIPGKSIKKSESEENEGQKPHVKLRRAVSENPRPASTPPTLASGDKEEGEEEKIAAELEGRHFSPVPHIVLTECLPSSSPSEDPVRDLANNPVSESPSRDWTGHRSVYESVVSSERHLQGFESPPQRDQCCLDKEREQEVALLLTELEMRVVSPHKARELSRTGVLQTLTISPEMEEASKVRLSERPLLVLFGEKKTAREAYKLLYSLLESSKPVPKPRVMSSHHPDPHRSLLKTLRRGIETGDSILKLQPTAEIKRTPQVNESSVSSTPECSESDGSVEQPVSASRLRRTEDVRHSTYKRLDSLEETIRELENTLIEISGHPAPEFLYTQTTTAAQGPACVTSEAKKPPVPPKPSRTSPASIQGGNHSSVGKVLHSSATSKLKHLQQNSTDKTKSGKREDFLKMGQQQTWVTSPLVPQLK
- the si:ch211-278a6.1 gene encoding SRC kinase signaling inhibitor 1 isoform X4; this translates as MKDGEKMKGTAKEQKTKKGFIRRWADPERGGSHMISTDDLEYPREYRTLGNSGRRFSNVGLVHTSEHRHTVSAAQSLEALTNLHKADMERKRDAFMDHLKSKYQQQQQQQQQQQLQHPHHSPHHNPPSPSPSHASMRGSSERSAREQQQPNYWSFKSRSPRHSQSTQSGLADQAAKLSFASAESLETMSEADIPLGFNRMNRFRQSLPLSRSASQNKLRSPDEFSGVLFLQYGDETRRVHITHELSSLDTLHALIVHMFPQKLTAGMLKSPNTAILIKDEARNVFYELEDVRDIQDRSIIKIYRKEPIYASYPAAAHLANGDLRREMVYSSRDSSPTRRLNTLPSSTASASSGSPSRSRLSYSGGRPPSFAGPHPQHEQSRHPHHPSAGHAANVGLSSSPSAILERRDVKPDEEVSAKNMALMKNESLYADPYSLMHEGRLSIASTQSLAAIGDPFSFPVSAGLYRRGSVRSLSTYSAAALQGDLEDSLYKPGGSLYSDTYSSATLGMGFRMPPSSPQKIPDMQLRDRDSYSGSPSRASPVRQTFRKDSASSSVFVESPKSRPSSGSEPLCLPAGPGEGSRATSGFGSSLSGQDSDNSRDHRLERMEAMEKQIASLTGLVQSVLTRAPDSDSTCGLLRLCMMAGCPPDQGTEFSRPLPFSSSEKTETNSDGSATGTGRRKQKANTPSAPLALMPPPPSNAIHVNSVGRLQMQLHLHGLQQNATDLRKQLTQLRKTQIENQDSVRTLLKRTEAELNVRVADALRKQEDPLQRQRLLVEEERLKYLNEEELIIQQLHDLEKSVEEIQKESSVNHKLVTVQELEEKATVLRKLGETLTELKNQFPGLQSKMRVVLRVEVEAVKFLKEEPHRLDALLKRCKTITDTLATMRKQANEGVWKKQEDFSNPSSKHNEDLRKFPDFDIPTSPPLTINDLGGNSLSNWSPHASLSRGHGNPSGPHKDNHPPVPHKGKALEELERRAAADKALSVEVRLAAERDWEEKRASLTQYSAQDINRLLEETQAELMKAIPDLDFAAKQIKPSSNTPSAHALQSGTGNPEHRVSKPQHKLSGKEGGSRRGSDELTVPRYRTEKPSKSPPPPPPRRSFPSSPGITSRSGEPLIPGKSIKKSESEENEGQKPHVKLRRAVSENPRPASTPPTLASGDKEEGEEEKIAAELEGRHFSPVPHIVLTECLPSSSPSEDPVRDLANNPVSESPSRDWTGHRSVYESVVSSERHLQGFESPPQRDQCCLDKEREQEVALLLTELEMRVVSPHKARELSRTGVLQTLTISPEMEEASKVRLSERPLLVLFGEKKTAREAYKLLYSLLESSKPVPKPRVMSSHHPDPHRSLLKTLRRGIETGDSILKLQPTAEIKRTPQVNESSVSSTPECSESDGSVEQPVSASRLRRTEDVRHSTYKRLDSLEETIRELENTLIEISGHPAPEFLYTQTTTAAQGPACVTSEAKKPPVPPKPSRTSPASIQGGNHSSVGKVLHSSATSKLKHLQQNSTDKTKSGKREDFLKMGQQQQ
- the si:ch211-278a6.1 gene encoding SRC kinase signaling inhibitor 1 isoform X7, producing MKDGEKMKGTAKEQKTKKGFIRRWADPERGGSHMISTDDLEYPREYRTLGNSGRRFSNVGLVHTSEHRHTVSAAQSLEALTNLHKADMERKRDAFMDHLKSKYQQQQQQQQQQQLQHPHHSPHHNPPSPSPSHASMRGSSERSAREQQQPNYWSFKSRSPRHSQSTQSGLADQAAKLSFASAESLETMSEADIPLGFNRMNRFRQSLPLSRSASQNKLRSPDEFSGVLFLQYGDETRRVHITHELSSLDTLHALIVHMFPQKLTAGMLKSPNTAILIKDEARNVFYELEDVRDIQDRSIIKIYRKEPIYASYPAAAHLANGDLRREMVYSSRDSSPTRRLNTLPSSTASASSGSPSRSRLSYSGGRPPSFAGPHPQHEQSRHPHHPSAGHAANVGLSSSPSAILERRDVKPDEEVSAKNMALMKNESLYADPYSLMHEGRLSIASTQSLAAIGDPFSFPVSAGLYRRGSVRSLSTYSAAALQGDLEDSLYKPGGSLYSDTYSSATLGMGFRMPPSSPQKIPDMQLRDRDSYSGSPSRASPVRQTFRKDSASSSVFVESPKSRPSSGSEPLCLPAGPGEGSRATSGFGSSLSGQDSDNSRDHRLERMEAMEKQIASLTGLVQSVLTRAPDSDSTEKTETNSDGSATGTGRRKQKANTPSAPLALMPPPPSNAIHVNSVGRLQMQLHLHGLQQNATDLRKQLTQLRKTQIENQDSVRTLLKRTEAELNVRVADALRKQEDPLQRQRLLVEEERLKYLNEEELIIQQLHDLEKSVEEIQKESSVNHKLVTVQELEEKATVLRKLGETLTELKNQFPGLQSKMRVVLRVEVEAVKFLKEEPHRLDALLKRCKTITDTLATMRKQANEGVWKKQEDFSNPSSKHNEDLRKFPDFDIPTSPPLTINDLGGNSLSNWSPHASLSRGHGNPSGPHKDNHPPVPHKGKALEELERRAAADKALSVEVRLAAERDWEEKRASLTQYSAQDINRLLEETQAELMKAIPDLDFAAKQIKPSSNTPSAHALQSGTGNPEHRVSKPQHKLSGKEGGSRRGSDELTVPRYRTEKPSKSPPPPPPRRSFPSSPGITSRSGEPLIPGKSIKKSESEENEGQKPHVKLRRAVSENPRPASTPPTLASGDKEEGEEEKIAAELEGRHFSPVPHIVLTECLPSSSPSEDPVRDLANNPVSESPSRDWTGHRSVYESVVSSERHLQGFESPPQRDQCCLDKEREQEVALLLTELEMRVVSPHKARELSRTGVLQTLTISPEMEEASKVRLSERPLLVLFGEKKTAREAYKLLYSLLESSKPVPKPRVMSSHHPDPHRSLLKTLRRGIETGDSILKLQPTAEIKRTPQVNESSVSSTPECSESDGSVEQPVSASRLRRTEDVRHSTYKRLDSLEETIRELENTLIEISGHPAPEFLYTQTTTAAQGPACVTSEAKKPPVPPKPSRTSPASIQGGNHSSVGKVLHSSATSKLKHLQQNSTDKTKSGKREDFLKMGQQQTWVTSPLVPQLK
- the si:ch211-278a6.1 gene encoding SRC kinase signaling inhibitor 1 isoform X6 — encoded protein: MGNAPSQDPERGGSHMISTDDLEYPREYRTLGNSGRRFSNVGLVHTSEHRHTVSAAQSLEALTNLHKADMERKRDAFMDHLKSKYQQQQQQQQQQQLQHPHHSPHHNPPSPSPSHASMRGSSERSAREQQQPNYWSFKSRSPRHSQSTQSGLADQAAKLSFASAESLETMSEADIPLGFNRMNRFRQSLPLSRSASQNKLRSPDEFSGVLFLQYGDETRRVHITHELSSLDTLHALIVHMFPQKLTAGMLKSPNTAILIKDEARNVFYELEDVRDIQDRSIIKIYRKEPIYASYPAAAHLANGDLRREMVYSSRDSSPTRRLNTLPSSTASASSGSPSRSRLSYSGGRPPSFAGPHPQHEQSRHPHHPSAGHAANVGLSSSPSAILERRDVKPDEEVSAKNMALMKNESLYADPYSLMHEGRLSIASTQSLAAIGDPFSFPVSAGLYRRGSVRSLSTYSAAALQGDLEDSLYKPGGSLYSDTYSSATLGMGFRMPPSSPQKIPDMQLRDRDSYSGSPSRASPVRQTFRKDSASSSVFVESPKSRPSSGSEPLCLPAGPGEGSRATSGFGSSLSGQDSDNSRDHRLERMEAMEKQIASLTGLVQSVLTRAPDSDSTCGLLRLCMMAGCPPDQGTEFSRPLPFSSSEKTETNSDGSATGTGRRKQKANTPSAPLALMPPPPSNAIHVNSVGRLQMQLHLHGLQQNATDLRKQLTQLRKTQIENQDSVRTLLKRTEAELNVRVADALRKQEDPLQRQRLLVEEERLKYLNEEELIIQQLHDLEKSVEEIQKESSVNHKLVTVQELEEKATVLRKLGETLTELKNQFPGLQSKMRVVLRVEVEAVKFLKEEPHRLDALLKRCKTITDTLATMRKQANEGVWKKQEDFSNPSSKHNEDLRKFPDFDIPTSPPLTINDLGGNSLSNWSPHASLSRGHGNPSGPHKDNHPPVPHKGKALEELERRAAADKALSVEVRLAAERDWEEKRASLTQYSAQDINRLLEETQAELMKAIPDLDFAAKQIKPSSNTPSAHALQSGTGNPEHRVSKPQHKLSGKEGGSRRGSDELTVPRYRTEKPSKSPPPPPPRRSFPSSPGITSRSGEPLIPGKSIKKSESEENEGQKPHVKLRRAVSENPRPASTPPTLASGDKEEGEEEKIAAELEGRHFSPVPHIVLTECLPSSSPSEDPVRDLANNPVSESPSRDWTGHRSVYESVVSSERHLQGFESPPQRDQCCLDKEREQEVALLLTELEMRVVSPHKARELSRTGVLQTLTISPEMEEASKVRLSERPLLVLFGEKKTAREAYKLLYSLLESSKPVPKPRVMSSHHPDPHRSLLKTLRRGIETGDSILKLQPTAEIKRTPQVNESSVSSTPECSESDGSVEQPVSASRLRRTEDVRHSTYKRLDSLEETIRELENTLIEISGHPAPEFLYTQTTTAAQGPACVTSEAKKPPVPPKPSRTSPASIQGGNHSSVGKVLHSSATSKLKHLQQNSTDKTKSGKREDFLKMGQQQTWVTSPLVPQLK